The proteins below are encoded in one region of Caulobacter henricii:
- a CDS encoding CocE/NonD family hydrolase yields the protein MSDGSQQRSCATFSLPDDVHVTRDVMVTMRDGVRLATDIYRPALDGEPLQTPLPVLLERTPYDKLGVNHGDRTRQDSHPRSKPELAVQFVRGGYVVALQDCRGRYASEGVFEKYLAEGEDGFDTLEWLTQQPWCDGKVGTLGLSYGAHTQSALACLNPPALAAMFLDSGGFSSAYHSGIRQGGAFELKQATWAYKHALLSPATESDPVRRQALISQDLKAWFAHMPWSEGASPLSAAPEYEKYLLDQWRNGLFGPYWTQTGLYARGAYDEYADVPMVHMSSWFDPYALTATENYLGLSARKSSPVKLVMGPWTHGQRSVSHAGDVDFGADAPLDGALAPDYVALRLAWFDAWLKAAPGPDPLPPVKLFVMGGGSGRKTPEGRLDHGGRWRDEAAWPPASSVVMDYFLQADGGLSTTPPQVAEAFRAYVHDPRKPVPTIGGALASGAPVMEAGAFDQREDERFFGCRAPYRALADRDDVLVFQTSPLADDVEVIGPIQAELFIASDCVDTDFTIKLIDLHPPSEDFPDGFAMNLSHGILRARYRLSYSHESRLAPGGIYRIEIEAFPTANLFLKGHRIRLDIASSNFPHFDVNPNSGEPEGYGRTPRVATNRVYVDATRPSRLLLPVTAR from the coding sequence ATGAGCGACGGTTCCCAGCAGCGGTCTTGCGCGACGTTCAGCCTGCCTGACGATGTGCATGTGACGCGTGACGTCATGGTCACCATGCGTGACGGCGTACGGCTGGCCACGGACATCTATCGTCCGGCCCTGGACGGCGAGCCCCTACAGACGCCCTTGCCGGTGCTGCTGGAACGCACGCCCTATGACAAGCTGGGCGTCAATCACGGCGACCGAACCCGGCAAGACTCTCACCCGCGCTCCAAGCCCGAACTGGCGGTTCAGTTCGTGCGCGGCGGCTATGTGGTGGCCCTGCAGGATTGTCGTGGCCGATACGCCTCTGAAGGCGTGTTCGAAAAGTACCTGGCCGAGGGCGAGGATGGTTTCGACACCCTCGAATGGCTGACCCAGCAGCCGTGGTGCGATGGCAAGGTGGGAACGCTCGGCCTCTCCTACGGCGCCCACACCCAAAGCGCCCTCGCCTGCCTGAACCCTCCAGCGCTGGCGGCGATGTTCCTGGATTCCGGCGGCTTTTCCAGCGCCTACCATTCGGGCATCCGCCAGGGCGGGGCGTTTGAGCTGAAACAGGCGACCTGGGCCTATAAGCACGCCCTGCTAAGCCCTGCCACGGAGAGCGATCCCGTTCGGCGTCAGGCGCTGATCTCCCAGGACCTGAAGGCCTGGTTCGCGCACATGCCCTGGAGCGAGGGCGCTTCGCCTCTGAGTGCGGCGCCCGAATACGAAAAATACCTGCTGGATCAGTGGCGAAACGGCCTGTTTGGCCCCTACTGGACCCAGACCGGCCTCTATGCGCGCGGTGCCTATGACGAGTATGCCGACGTGCCGATGGTGCATATGAGCAGCTGGTTCGACCCTTACGCCCTGACCGCAACCGAGAACTATCTGGGGCTTTCGGCGCGCAAGTCCTCGCCGGTCAAGCTGGTGATGGGCCCATGGACTCATGGCCAGCGCTCGGTCAGCCATGCCGGCGATGTGGACTTCGGCGCGGATGCGCCGCTCGACGGCGCCCTGGCCCCGGACTATGTGGCGCTGCGGCTGGCCTGGTTCGACGCCTGGCTGAAGGCCGCGCCGGGACCTGACCCGCTGCCCCCTGTCAAACTCTTCGTCATGGGCGGCGGCTCGGGCCGCAAGACCCCGGAGGGGCGGCTGGATCACGGCGGACGATGGCGCGACGAGGCGGCCTGGCCGCCGGCCTCATCGGTCGTCATGGACTATTTCCTGCAGGCCGACGGCGGTCTTTCGACCACGCCGCCACAGGTCGCCGAAGCCTTCCGCGCCTATGTGCACGATCCGCGCAAACCCGTCCCTACAATAGGCGGTGCCTTGGCATCGGGCGCGCCCGTTATGGAGGCGGGCGCATTCGACCAGCGCGAGGACGAGCGGTTCTTCGGCTGTCGCGCGCCATATCGCGCCCTGGCCGACCGCGACGACGTGTTGGTCTTCCAGACTTCGCCTCTGGCTGACGATGTCGAGGTTATCGGTCCGATCCAGGCCGAGCTGTTCATTGCCTCCGACTGCGTAGACACCGACTTCACAATCAAGCTGATCGATCTTCATCCGCCGTCGGAAGACTTTCCCGATGGATTCGCCATGAACCTGAGCCACGGCATCCTGCGGGCGCGCTACCGGCTGAGCTACAGCCACGAAAGCCGCCTGGCCCCGGGCGGGATCTACCGGATCGAGATCGAGGCCTTTCCGACCGCCAATCTGTTCCTGAAGGGCCATCGCATCAGACTGGACATTGCCTCCAGCAACTTCCCTCATTTCGACGTCAATCCAAACTCCGGCGAACCTGAAGGCTATGGGCGGACTCCCCGCGTGGCGACAAATCGGGTCTATGTCGATGCGACGCGGCCTTCGCGCCTGCTGCTGCCGGTCACGGCGCGGTAG
- a CDS encoding TonB-dependent receptor, whose translation MQALNVRALCAGTAYAALLTCAATPVFAQTAQPAADTTVEEIVVTGSRIQRKDADGVGVVTTLTEADIKNSGAGSVGELLQKLPSAGVSLSSNGTQGTSYGASSINLRYLGGAEGSGNRVLVLVDGHRWVDGVGQRGFRDFVDLNTMPLGMIEGLEVLKDGASAIYGSDAIAGVVNIKTARDFDGVKAQAKYGVSSEGDGQQYSGIVNFGKRFESSALLVSLSYVKDKPILTSDRDLTRVTLVPATAVGTSPNGLFILPGLSNNAYFGTATGFAASTAPIAFNAGATIGAGSQADNAFHTAALPGDYFNTQAQGIYSAGPSERYGVYTRYTADLTDKVRLKVEGLYNQRKSDQLFSPVQLDIGGTSGTIRGFAIPNSQAFNPFGTANGVPTANALGFAANQAWRIRKVMTEVGNRDNVQDVKTMRVAGGLDGTVSLLGRDWTWDVYALYSKNKINSRALNAINYDKLALGLGTACASAAGCVPVNLFAPMTAAQADYIRYTVVESNSTSIFDVTANITGELFQLPAGPLAIAAGVEHRTNKAVDNPDAFVNTAPTNIPTPASGSTFASNTSTTGQTRTPTRGEYSLNEAYVEAAIPLLKDLPLAKSLDVSLALRYSDYDTVGGDSTGKIGVGWRPIEDILVRGTYSQGFRAPSILELYQGGRQTSFQGVDPCNGGAAANASRPGCVGVPTGYNQANYNLNGLIAGTIAGNTKLKAETADTYSFGLAVKPRFAPGLSATVDWYQIKVKDAIASQSATQILNLCAQQGGVFCDLVTRDASTGAITNLLQGAQNLAEIETSGIDTTIRYEFSTDVGRFAAVLDTSYLDTFKTTSPNPTGGAPIVDERAGKGDQPRSTYPHWKGQASLTWSLGSWNALWRGRYIGDTTDVANTVKGAKTDSIFYNDLEAGYVFNTFETAVSIGVSNVFDEAPPASYANAPINYDIYTYDARGRYMYARVSAKF comes from the coding sequence ATGCAGGCCTTGAACGTGCGCGCGCTCTGCGCCGGAACTGCTTATGCGGCATTGCTGACCTGCGCGGCGACGCCGGTCTTCGCCCAGACCGCACAACCGGCGGCGGATACAACCGTCGAGGAGATCGTCGTGACCGGCTCGCGCATCCAGCGCAAGGACGCTGACGGCGTGGGGGTCGTCACCACCCTGACTGAGGCCGACATCAAAAACTCCGGCGCTGGTTCGGTCGGCGAGCTGCTGCAAAAGCTGCCGTCGGCGGGCGTCAGCCTCAGCAGCAACGGCACCCAGGGCACCTCCTACGGCGCCAGCTCGATCAATCTGCGCTATCTCGGCGGTGCCGAAGGCAGTGGCAATCGCGTGCTGGTTCTGGTCGATGGCCACCGCTGGGTCGACGGCGTCGGTCAGCGCGGTTTCCGGGACTTTGTCGACCTGAACACCATGCCACTGGGCATGATCGAAGGCCTTGAGGTGCTGAAGGACGGCGCTTCGGCCATCTATGGTTCCGATGCCATCGCCGGCGTCGTCAACATCAAGACGGCCCGCGACTTCGACGGCGTCAAGGCCCAGGCAAAGTACGGCGTCAGCTCGGAAGGCGACGGCCAGCAGTATTCGGGCATCGTCAATTTCGGCAAGCGCTTCGAAAGCAGCGCCCTGCTGGTCTCGCTGAGCTATGTGAAGGATAAGCCGATCCTGACCTCGGATCGCGACCTGACCCGGGTCACCCTGGTTCCAGCCACGGCTGTCGGCACCAGCCCCAATGGCCTGTTCATCCTGCCTGGCCTGTCGAACAACGCCTATTTCGGTACGGCGACAGGCTTTGCCGCCTCGACCGCCCCCATTGCCTTCAACGCCGGTGCCACGATCGGCGCAGGCAGCCAGGCCGACAACGCCTTCCACACTGCCGCCTTGCCCGGCGACTACTTCAACACCCAGGCCCAGGGCATCTATTCGGCTGGTCCCAGCGAGCGCTATGGCGTCTATACGCGCTACACCGCCGACCTGACCGACAAGGTCCGCCTGAAGGTCGAGGGTCTCTATAACCAGCGCAAGTCCGACCAGCTGTTCTCACCTGTCCAACTGGATATCGGCGGCACCTCCGGTACCATCCGCGGGTTCGCCATCCCCAACAGCCAGGCCTTCAATCCGTTCGGCACGGCCAATGGCGTGCCCACGGCCAATGCGCTCGGTTTCGCAGCCAACCAGGCCTGGCGCATCCGCAAGGTGATGACCGAGGTCGGCAATCGCGACAACGTGCAGGACGTCAAGACCATGCGTGTCGCCGGGGGCCTGGATGGCACGGTCAGCCTGCTGGGTCGCGATTGGACCTGGGACGTCTACGCCCTCTATTCGAAGAACAAGATCAATTCGCGGGCGCTGAACGCGATCAATTACGACAAGCTGGCGCTGGGCCTCGGCACCGCCTGCGCCTCAGCGGCCGGCTGCGTTCCGGTCAACCTGTTCGCGCCGATGACGGCCGCACAGGCCGACTACATCCGCTACACGGTGGTCGAATCCAACAGCACCTCGATCTTCGATGTCACGGCCAACATCACCGGCGAGCTGTTCCAGCTGCCGGCCGGCCCGCTGGCCATCGCCGCCGGTGTCGAGCACCGCACCAACAAGGCCGTCGACAATCCCGACGCCTTCGTCAACACCGCGCCGACCAATATTCCGACCCCAGCTTCGGGCTCGACCTTCGCCAGCAACACCAGCACCACGGGCCAGACCCGCACCCCCACGCGCGGCGAGTACAGCCTGAACGAAGCCTATGTCGAAGCCGCCATTCCGCTGCTGAAGGACCTGCCGCTGGCCAAGAGTCTCGATGTCAGCCTGGCCCTCCGCTATTCCGACTATGACACCGTCGGTGGTGACAGCACCGGCAAGATCGGCGTCGGCTGGCGTCCGATCGAAGACATCCTGGTGCGCGGCACCTATTCACAGGGCTTCCGCGCCCCCTCGATCCTCGAGCTCTATCAGGGCGGTCGCCAGACCAGCTTCCAGGGCGTCGATCCCTGTAATGGCGGTGCAGCTGCCAATGCCAGCCGCCCTGGCTGCGTGGGCGTGCCCACCGGCTATAACCAGGCCAACTACAATCTGAATGGCCTGATTGCCGGCACGATCGCGGGCAATACCAAGTTGAAGGCCGAGACCGCTGACACCTACAGCTTCGGCCTCGCCGTCAAGCCGCGCTTCGCCCCCGGCCTCAGCGCCACGGTCGACTGGTACCAGATCAAGGTGAAGGACGCGATCGCCTCGCAGTCGGCAACCCAGATCCTCAACCTGTGCGCCCAGCAAGGCGGCGTGTTCTGCGACCTGGTGACCCGCGACGCCTCCACCGGCGCCATCACCAACCTTCTGCAAGGCGCTCAGAACCTGGCCGAGATCGAGACCTCGGGCATCGACACCACGATCCGCTACGAGTTCAGTACGGATGTCGGTCGCTTCGCCGCCGTGCTGGACACCTCGTATCTGGACACCTTCAAGACCACGAGCCCCAATCCGACGGGCGGCGCGCCGATCGTCGACGAACGGGCCGGCAAGGGCGACCAGCCCCGGTCGACCTATCCGCACTGGAAGGGTCAGGCCTCTCTGACCTGGAGCCTGGGATCGTGGAATGCCCTGTGGCGCGGCCGCTATATCGGCGACACCACCGACGTCGCCAACACCGTCAAAGGGGCCAAGACCGACTCCATCTTCTACAACGACCTGGAAGCCGGCTACGTCTTCAACACCTTTGAAACGGCAGTGAGCATCGGGGTCAGCAACGTCTTCGACGAAGCGCCACCCGCGTCCTATGCCAATGCTCCGATCAACTACGACATCTACACCTACGACGCCCGCGGCCGGTACATGTACGCCCGCGTTTCGGCCAAGTTCTAG
- a CDS encoding AbgT family transporter — translation MTTEDPREPAAGRGPRLLDRIEKIGDALPDPVLIFAFCIAILMFVSVIASAGGWSAVNPVTGAHLKTQSLLSEANLAKLLVDMPDTLTGFPPLGLVLVVMLGAAVAERTGLFGALLGDAVRKLPRKVLTPAIFVIGLMSHHASDAAYVVLIPLSALIYAESGRHPLAGIAIAYAGISGAFAGNIVPGQFDVLILGITEPAARLIDPNFVMNPLGNWWFTLSIGILFTPIAWFVTDRIVEPRLGPWRPDEAAMAQAGVSLDALGEPQRRGLRRAGIAALVIIALFAALTLWPGFTPLFDEEAVGPRRMTPFYQSLIAAFMLLFLTSGWAYGSATGAIRSHRDVVSMMGQGMKDMAPYLVLAFFAAHFVAMFGWSKLGPVLAVKGAEVLQGVGLPKPALLVSLLAMSSGLDLVIGSASAKWSAMAPVVVPMMMLLGISPEMTTAAYRMGDSIFNIVTPLASNFPLVLILCQRWRPNFGVGSMIALMLPYCLGFMAGGVLLVLVFVGFKLPVGPGASGVYTLPPAASAPITP, via the coding sequence ATGACGACTGAAGATCCGCGCGAGCCGGCCGCTGGCCGGGGGCCGCGCCTGCTTGATCGCATTGAAAAGATCGGCGACGCCCTTCCCGATCCGGTCCTAATCTTCGCCTTCTGCATTGCCATCCTGATGTTCGTTTCAGTGATCGCCAGCGCAGGAGGATGGAGCGCGGTCAATCCGGTCACCGGCGCGCATCTGAAGACCCAGAGCTTGCTGTCAGAAGCCAATCTGGCCAAACTTCTTGTCGACATGCCCGACACCCTCACCGGCTTCCCGCCCTTGGGTCTGGTGCTGGTCGTCATGCTGGGCGCAGCGGTCGCCGAGCGCACCGGCCTGTTCGGTGCCCTGCTGGGTGACGCGGTCCGCAAGCTGCCGCGCAAGGTCCTGACCCCGGCAATCTTCGTGATCGGCCTGATGTCGCATCATGCCTCAGACGCCGCCTATGTCGTGCTGATCCCCCTGTCCGCCCTGATCTATGCCGAGAGCGGGCGTCATCCCCTGGCCGGGATCGCTATCGCCTATGCCGGCATCTCCGGTGCCTTCGCCGGCAATATCGTGCCTGGACAGTTCGACGTGCTGATCCTCGGGATCACAGAACCGGCCGCCAGGCTGATCGACCCCAACTTCGTGATGAACCCACTGGGCAACTGGTGGTTCACCCTGTCGATCGGGATTTTGTTTACGCCCATCGCCTGGTTCGTGACCGACAGGATCGTCGAGCCGCGCCTGGGCCCGTGGCGCCCCGACGAGGCGGCCATGGCGCAGGCTGGGGTCAGCCTGGACGCGCTGGGCGAGCCCCAGCGTCGCGGCCTGCGCCGCGCCGGGATCGCCGCCCTGGTGATCATCGCCCTGTTTGCCGCCCTGACCCTGTGGCCGGGCTTCACACCGCTGTTTGACGAAGAGGCCGTCGGCCCGCGAAGGATGACGCCCTTCTACCAGTCCCTGATCGCGGCGTTCATGTTGTTGTTCCTGACCAGCGGCTGGGCCTATGGCTCTGCGACCGGTGCGATCCGCTCCCACCGCGACGTGGTGTCGATGATGGGTCAGGGCATGAAGGACATGGCCCCCTATCTGGTCCTGGCCTTCTTCGCCGCCCACTTCGTGGCAATGTTCGGCTGGTCAAAGCTAGGGCCGGTGCTGGCGGTCAAGGGCGCAGAGGTGCTGCAGGGGGTCGGACTGCCCAAACCGGCGCTGCTGGTCTCCTTGTTGGCCATGTCCTCTGGGCTGGATCTGGTGATCGGCTCGGCCTCGGCCAAATGGAGCGCCATGGCACCGGTGGTCGTACCGATGATGATGCTGTTGGGGATCTCGCCGGAGATGACCACCGCCGCCTATCGGATGGGCGACTCGATCTTCAACATCGTCACGCCCTTGGCTTCCAACTTCCCGCTGGTTCTGATCTTGTGCCAGCGATGGCGACCAAACTTCGGTGTCGGCTCGATGATCGCGCTGATGTTGCCCTACTGCCTGGGCTTCATGGCCGGGGGCGTTTTGCTGGTGCTGGTCTTCGTCGGGTTCAAGCTGCCGGTCGGGCCTGGGGCTTCCGGAGTCTATACCCTGCCGCCCGCCGCCAGCGCACCGATTACGCCCTAG
- a CDS encoding CapA family protein, protein MHRRDFLATATASALVGSVSPGMAAASSLKVTLLGQALIEHDVLAGSWPGRLDLAARLASADAGFTNLETVIRGPRAGAPTRELLTLHAAGPEVIETLKAMNVTLAATANNHAFDLGTGGILDTLAALRAAGLPSAGTGNDLAGATAPAYHQTPHGTVALVACATGKVREGGAATPTRPGVNEVRRDASGQVAAADATRVLDALSDAARRADVVIAYQHNHDWEPDMARVPDWQRVFARRCVDAGASVFVGHGAPLLQGMEVYRGAPVIYGLGNFIFQTEKPPGAYPPEAWEGVLVECEFSARRCRSVRLVPIRLNEIGRAGPDDLATRGMPSLASGSQALAILDRIADRSLALGGRLLIGDGTDAQLQVP, encoded by the coding sequence ATGCATCGCAGAGATTTCTTGGCGACGGCGACCGCGTCTGCGCTGGTAGGGTCGGTCTCGCCCGGCATGGCCGCCGCATCGAGCCTGAAGGTGACCCTGTTGGGTCAGGCGCTGATCGAACATGACGTCCTTGCTGGCTCCTGGCCCGGACGTCTGGACCTGGCTGCGCGGCTGGCGAGCGCCGACGCCGGATTCACCAATCTGGAAACGGTGATCCGGGGGCCGCGAGCCGGCGCGCCGACACGGGAGCTTCTGACGCTACACGCCGCCGGTCCTGAGGTGATCGAGACGCTCAAGGCGATGAACGTCACCCTGGCCGCCACCGCCAATAATCACGCCTTCGACCTGGGCACGGGCGGGATCCTCGACACCCTGGCAGCGCTGCGGGCTGCAGGCCTGCCTTCGGCCGGGACGGGCAATGATCTGGCCGGGGCCACGGCACCGGCCTATCACCAGACGCCACATGGCACCGTGGCGCTGGTCGCCTGCGCCACCGGCAAGGTGCGGGAGGGTGGGGCAGCGACGCCCACGCGCCCCGGCGTCAATGAGGTGCGCCGCGACGCCAGCGGTCAAGTCGCGGCGGCCGATGCGACCCGGGTGCTGGACGCCCTGTCGGACGCGGCGCGCCGGGCAGACGTGGTCATCGCCTACCAGCACAATCACGACTGGGAGCCGGACATGGCGAGGGTTCCCGACTGGCAAAGGGTCTTCGCTCGGCGCTGTGTTGATGCCGGTGCCAGTGTGTTTGTCGGTCACGGCGCGCCCTTGCTCCAAGGGATGGAGGTCTATCGCGGCGCGCCTGTGATTTACGGCCTTGGCAACTTCATCTTCCAGACCGAGAAACCGCCCGGTGCCTATCCGCCCGAGGCCTGGGAAGGCGTGCTTGTCGAGTGTGAGTTCAGCGCGCGACGTTGCCGGTCTGTCAGGTTGGTCCCGATCCGCCTCAATGAGATCGGCAGGGCAGGGCCGGACGACTTGGCGACGCGGGGCATGCCGTCATTGGCCTCGGGGTCGCAGGCGCTGGCCATACTGGACCGGATCGCGGACCGTTCCCTCGCTTTGGGCGGTCGTCTGTTGATAGGCGATGGAACGGACGCGCAGCTGCAAGTCCCGTAG